The genome window ACGAGGCAGACCTCGGCGTCGTCGAGCAGGTAGCCGCGGTGCTCGGGGAGGTCGGCCGCCGCGACCGCGTACTTGGCCATCAGCTTGCGGTTGTGCGCCTCCAGCTCCTCGTGCGCCATGTAGATCGAGGTCACCAGGTTCGGGCGCGTCGCGGCGTCGCCGCGCACCGCCCAGTCGAAGACCGGCGGCGCCACGGCCGCCGCCGGGAACTCGACCGGCTCCATCATCTGGCCGGTGAAGCCGTCGGTGAGCACGATCGCCGGGTTGCGGTACTTCGCCGCGGCCGCGAAGGCCTTCACGGTCAGGTCGCACATCTCCTGGGCGAACGCCGGCGCGTAGACGATGAGCCGGTAGTTGCCGTGCCCGCCGCCCTTGACCATCTGGTTGTAGTCGCCCTGCTCCGGGCCGATGTTGCCGAGGCCGGGGCCGCCGCGCATGACGTCGGCGATCACGCACGGCAGCTCGGCGCCCGCGAGGTACGACAGGCCCTCCTGCATCAGCGAGAGGCCGGGCCCCGAGGAGGCCGTCATCGAGAGCTCGCCGGCGACGGCCGCGCCGAAGACCATGTTGATCGCCGCGGTCTCGCTCTCGGCCTGCACGAAGGTGCCCCCGGAGGCCGGCACCAGCTTGGCGGCGGCCTCCGCGATCTCGCTCGCCGGGGTGATCGGGTAGCCGTAGAAGGCGCGCATCCCGGCGAGGATGGCCCCGCGCAGGAGCGCGTCGTTGCCCTTGATCAGCTGCTTCGCCATGGTCCGCCCGCGCAGCCCCTAGGCCGCGCCCTTCTCCTTCTCGAGCTTGAAGACCGCGATCGCGTCAGGCTCGGGGCAGGCGTAGAAGCACAGGCCGCAGGCGGTGCAGGCGCCGGAATCGACGAACTCGACCGCGTGGTAGCCGAGGCGGTTGAGTGACTTGCCGGCCTTGAGGAGCTTCTGCGGGCAGGCCTCCACGCAGAGCAGGCAGCCCTTGCACTTGTCCGCCCGGATCTGCACGGTCCCCTTCGGCTTGGCCATAGTCAGCGGATTTTATCCACCCGCATGGCCGGGGTCAAGCAACAGGTACTCACACAGCGAAGGGGCGCCGCTACTCCACTTTCTTGTAGCCTGACGGGGGCGCGAACTCCCCGTCCGACAGCGACCCCGTGCTGATCTTCCGGATCTCCGTGTAGGTGTCGAAGACGGTCTTCGTCCCGGACTGCTCGCCGCCGGAGGAGCCGCCGGACGAGCCACCGGAGCCTCCCGAGCCCTTCGCGACCTTCTTCCCGAACGCCGACATCAGGCCGCCGAGGCCCTTCGAGAGGTCCATCCCCCCGCTTTCGCCGCCGGCTTCACCGCCGCCCTCGCCGCCGCCTCTCTTCGCCGCGGCCTCGCCGCCCGAGCTCTTGAGCATCCACTTGACGCCGGTGCCGATCGGGTAGCCCTTGATCTTCGACATCTTCTCGGCGACCTCCTTCGCGCCCTTGCGGAAGGACTCCTCGTCGCCCCCGATCATGGACCCGACCATCGCCAGGCCCATCTTCTGCGCCTCCTGGTCGGTCATGTCCCAGCCGATCTTCTTCAGCCAGGCCTTCGTGAATTCGGTCTCCTCCTTCTGCAGCGCCCGGATCTCCGAGGTCTCGGGCGTCGTCCAGAGGTCCGAGACCATCGTGCTCTCCGAGCGCGCCTTCGTCTCCAGGTCCTCGGTCTCGACCACCCACGTCACCACGTAGTGCGTGCAGTCGTACGCGCCGATCGTCTTGTGGTCCCCCGGTTCGCTCACCGTGATCTCGTTGCGCACGACGCGGACCTTCGGCTTCTCCTCCTTGCCGCGGCGCTCCTGGCGCTCGCCAGGCTCCTTCGACTGCGGCGGCGGCGTGATGCGCGACTCGGTGTAGGTCTTCTTCTTGTGGTCGAGCTTCCAGACCGCGTCCTTCTGGATGTCGGTGATCTCGTCGCCGCCGATGTCGCCGGCCATCTTGCCGAGGAAGCCCGTCATCTTCATCTGCGAGACGTCCCGCTTGCGCAGGCCGCTGAGCTTCTCCACCGAGGTCGACTCCCCGGCCCCGAAGCCCGCGAAGCCCGCCGTCTTCATCGTGCGCTCGACGGTGACGTCCGCCCGCGCCGCCCCGGCGGACATGAACACCACGATCGCGGCCGCCGCCACCGGCGCCGCGCACCACCGCTTCCTCTCGCCCCGGATCATCGCCGTCCTCCCCGCCTGTCGAGTTTCCAGCAGGGGAACCGCTGCGTCCCCCGCGCCTCCACCAAACCTGACCAAAGGACTATAGCGCGGCCCCGCTCGTGGTCAAGCGCCGTCCTCCGGCGGACGGGCGGACGTGAAGCCGCACGCGGCGAGCATCGCCGCCACCCGCTCGAGCGGCAGGCCGACGACGTTCGAGAGCGAGCCCGACACGCGGCTGACGAGACGGCGGCCACGTCCCTGGACCGCGTAGGCGCCGGCCTTGTCGAGCGGCTCGCCCGTCGCCACGTAGCGGCGGATCGCGTCCGGATCGCGCGGGCGCATGGTCACGGCGCTGCGCACCACGGCGGTGCGAGCGCGACCGCCGCCCACCGGCGCGAGCGCCACGCCGGTGAGCACCTCGTGGCTGCGCCCGGCGAGCCGCCCGAGCATCCGCTCCGCGTCGCGCGGACCCGCCGGCTTGCCGAGGATCGCGCCGTCGAGAGCGATCACCGTATCCGCCCCGAGGACCCAGCGCGCGCCGCTCCCGCACGGCAGCGCGCGCGCGACGGCCCGGGCCTTCTCCAGGGCGAGGCGCCGCACGTGCGCGCCCGGCTTCTCCCCGGGCAGGGGCCGCTCGTCCGCGTCGGGGGCGCGCACCGCGAAGGGGACGCCGAGGCGCCGCAGCAGCCGGCGGCGGCGGGGCGAGGTGGACGCGAGGACCAGGGCCCTCATGCGACCGCCTGGAAGTACCCCTGCCAGCGCAGCAGGATCACGTTCGCGAGCAACCCCGTCGCGACGCCGGCGACAAGCGCGGGCGCCAGGACCCAGGGGAGCAGCCACGAGAGGTCCGCCGCGGGCAGCAGGAGGGTCCTGAGGACGAGCAGCTGCGCCGCGCCGTGGGCGACGGCGCCGGCCGCGCTCACCCCAAGCGGCGACCACAGCCGCCAGGCGCCGCGGGCCAGCAGGGCCATCGCCGCGGTGCTCGCGACCGAGCCTGCGAGGCTCAGGACAAAGGCCGGGCCGAGGAAGCCGCCGAGCAACAGCGAGCCGATCGTCACGCGCAGCACGGCGACGAGCATGCCGGCCCGCCAGCCGACGCAGAGCACCGCGATCAGCGTCACGAGGTTGGCGAGGCCCGGGCGCACCCACGGCAGCGGCGAGGGGACCTGGCCCTCGAGCAGGTGCAGCGCGAGGGCCAGCGCGAGCAGCACGCCGAGGAACGAGGCCTTGCGCACGTTCACGGCCGGCGAAGCCCCCGCGCCAACGCCTCGAGTGCCGCGTCGCTCCAGTGCAGCGAGCCGGCGCCGTCCACGATCACGCCGCGGACGC of bacterium contains these proteins:
- a CDS encoding Maf family protein codes for the protein MRALVLASTSPRRRRLLRRLGVPFAVRAPDADERPLPGEKPGAHVRRLALEKARAVARALPCGSGARWVLGADTVIALDGAILGKPAGPRDAERMLGRLAGRSHEVLTGVALAPVGGGRARTAVVRSAVTMRPRDPDAIRRYVATGEPLDKAGAYAVQGRGRRLVSRVSGSLSNVVGLPLERVAAMLAACGFTSARPPEDGA
- the vorB gene encoding 3-methyl-2-oxobutanoate dehydrogenase subunit VorB, giving the protein MAKQLIKGNDALLRGAILAGMRAFYGYPITPASEIAEAAAKLVPASGGTFVQAESETAAINMVFGAAVAGELSMTASSGPGLSLMQEGLSYLAGAELPCVIADVMRGGPGLGNIGPEQGDYNQMVKGGGHGNYRLIVYAPAFAQEMCDLTVKAFAAAAKYRNPAIVLTDGFTGQMMEPVEFPAAAVAPPVFDWAVRGDAATRPNLVTSIYMAHEELEAHNRKLMAKYAVAAADLPEHRGYLLDDAEVCLVGYGIVARVLRSVVDAARREGIRAGLFRPLTLWPYPAQALAEVAGRVRRFLVVELSDGQMVHDVRLAINARRPVGFYGRQGGMVPSPAEVLAVLRDPGKEHQSYAACV
- a CDS encoding 4Fe-4S binding protein, whose protein sequence is MAKPKGTVQIRADKCKGCLLCVEACPQKLLKAGKSLNRLGYHAVEFVDSGACTACGLCFYACPEPDAIAVFKLEKEKGAA
- a CDS encoding Gx transporter family protein, producing MNVRKASFLGVLLALALALHLLEGQVPSPLPWVRPGLANLVTLIAVLCVGWRAGMLVAVLRVTIGSLLLGGFLGPAFVLSLAGSVASTAAMALLARGAWRLWSPLGVSAAGAVAHGAAQLLVLRTLLLPAADLSWLLPWVLAPALVAGVATGLLANVILLRWQGYFQAVA